The following nucleotide sequence is from Pseudonocardia sp. C8.
CGCTCACCGGCACCGCGGGCAGGCTGCGGATCCGCTGCGGCGGGATCGCGGCCGAGCCGGCGTCCGCGAGGTCGAGGACGTCCTTGACGTGCAGGTACCCGGTGATCCGGCCGTGCGGTCCGCGGATCGGGAACCGGGAGAACCCGGTCCGCTCGACGGCGTCGGTGAGGGCGTCCACGGTCGGGTCCGCGGGCAGGCAGACGAGGTCGTCCAGGCCGACCGCGACGTCGGCCACGGTCGACTCCGCCGAGGTCAGGGTGCGGGCGATCCGGGAGGATTCGTCGTCGTCGAGCAGGCCCTCGCGCCACGAGTCGTCGATCATCTCGGACAGCTCGCCGGAGGTGAACGCCGTCTCCAGCTCGTCCTTCGGCGTCACACCGAGCAGCCGCAGCGTCCCGTTCGCCATGTGGTTGAACCCGTCGACGAACGGCTTGGCGACCGTGGCCCACACCAGGAACGGCGGCACCAGCAGGATCGCGGCGCGTTCCGGCCCGGCGATCGCGATGTTCTTCGGCACCATCTCGCCGAGGAGCATGTGCGCGACCACCACGATCATCAGCGAGAGCGCGAACGCGATCGGGTAGGCCACCGCCTCCGGCACGCCGGCCGCGGCCAGCGGCGCGTCGATCAGGTGGGCCACCGCGGGCTCGCCGAGCCGGCCGAGCAGCAGCGAGGCGATCGTGATCCCGAGCTGCGACGCGGCGAGCATCCGGGACAGGTCGCGCGCGGCCGTCAGCACCCGGTGCGCGCCGGCCGATCCGGCGTCGGCCATCGCCTCCAGGCGGTCCTTGCGCGCCGAGATGAGCGCGAACTCGGCGCCGACGAAGAACGCGTTCACGCCGAGCAGCGCGACCGCGGCGAGCAGCGCCAGCACGTCCCCCGTGGTCATGCCCGCACCCCCTGGTCGGCACCGCGGGCGAGCCGGATCTCGGCCACCCGGTTGCGGTCGCGGCGCAGCACGGTCAGCCGCCAGCCGTCCACGACCAGCTCGTCGCCGACGTCCGGGATCCGCCCCAGCTCGGCGATCACCAGCCCGGCCAGCGTCTCGTACTCGCCGCGCGGCATCCGGAACCCGGTGGCCTCGTCGACCTCGTCGGCCCGCATCAGCCCGGACAGCGCCCACACGCCGTCCCCGATCCGGCGGACCCGGTTCCGCTCGGCGAGGTCGTGCTCGTCGCGGACGTCGCCGACTATTTCCTCGATCAGGTCCTCCATGGTGACCAGGCCCGCGGTGCCGCCGTACTCGTCGACGACGACGGCGGTCTGCAGCCCGGCCGACCGCAGCCGGGTCATGAGCGCGTCCCCGTCCAGCGACGACGGGACCGTCTCCATCGGCCGCGTCAGCTCCCGCACCGGCGTCGACGCCCGCCGCGCCGCCGGCACGCCGAACGCCTGCTTGACGTGCACGAGGCCGAGCGGGGTGTCCGGGTCGCCGTCGACGACCGGGAAGCGGGAGAACCCGGACCGGCGGGCCAGCGCGACCAGGTCGGCCACCGTCTCGGCGGCGTCGATCGTCGCCACCCGCACCCGCGGCGTCATCAGGTCCTCGGCGACCCGGTCGGTGAACCGCAGCGACCGCTCCAGCAGCTCGGCGGTGCCGGCGTCGATGCTGCCGCTCTCGGCGCTGGCCCGGACCAGCGAGCTGAGCTCGCCGGGGGAGCGGGCCGAGCGGAGCTCCTCGGCCGGTTCGACGCCCAGACGGCGCACCAGGGCGTTCGCGGCCCCGTTCAGCCCGGTGATCAGCCAGCGGAACGCCGAGGCGAACCCGGCCTGCAGCCACACCACGGCCCGCGCGACCTCGAACGGGTGCGCGATGGCGAGGTTCTTCGGCACCAGCTCGCCGAACACCATCGACAGCGCGGTCGCGACGACCAGGGACAGCGCGGTGGCCGTGCCGGACGCCCAGCCGCCGGGCAGCCCGGCCGCGTCCAGCAGCGGGCGGATGAGCTCGGCGATCGCCGGTTCGGCGATGTAGCCGGTCGCCAGCGTGGTCGCGGTGATGCCGAGCTGGCAGCCGGACAGCTGGAACGACAGCGTCCCGTGGGCGCGCTGGACGGACCGGGTGCGGCGGTCGTCGTTCCGGGCGACGGCGGCGTCGATCCGGCTGCGCTCCAGCGCCGTCAGGGAGAACTCGGAGGCCACCGAGATCGCCGTGCCGAGGGTCAGCGCCGCCACCGCGATCAGGCCGAGCAGCGAGAGCAGGACGGTCACCGTGGAGCACTCCCGGATCGGTGCGGTACGGGTCGAAACGGTGCGGTGACGATACGGCCCCGGTCCCGGCCCGCGCGCGTCGGAGCTGCGAGTGACATCACGAACTGCGAGCCCGGTCCGGGGGCTAGGTTGGACTGCCATGACGACGGCGACGACGCCCCCGGGCCGCGAGCCCCTGTCCGCCCGGCGGGCCCCGGTCACCGGGAACGGACCCGTGCCGGCCCTCGGGGGCGCGCCGGCCCCGGGGGCCTCGTGACGACGGCGGCCTCGACCCCGCCCTACGGCGGCGGCCGCAAGCTGTCGAGCCTGGCCAGGGGCACCGCGTCCCCGTTCGTGGACTTCGACCGGGTGTCGT
It contains:
- a CDS encoding hemolysin family protein, which gives rise to MTTGDVLALLAAVALLGVNAFFVGAEFALISARKDRLEAMADAGSAGAHRVLTAARDLSRMLAASQLGITIASLLLGRLGEPAVAHLIDAPLAAAGVPEAVAYPIAFALSLMIVVVAHMLLGEMVPKNIAIAGPERAAILLVPPFLVWATVAKPFVDGFNHMANGTLRLLGVTPKDELETAFTSGELSEMIDDSWREGLLDDDESSRIARTLTSAESTVADVAVGLDDLVCLPADPTVDALTDAVERTGFSRFPIRGPHGRITGYLHVKDVLDLADAGSAAIPPQRIRSLPAVPVSARLDEALATLRGARAHLARAVDGRGDTVGVVTMEDVTEAFVGTVRDATHAPGTPT
- a CDS encoding hemolysin family protein, which produces MTVLLSLLGLIAVAALTLGTAISVASEFSLTALERSRIDAAVARNDDRRTRSVQRAHGTLSFQLSGCQLGITATTLATGYIAEPAIAELIRPLLDAAGLPGGWASGTATALSLVVATALSMVFGELVPKNLAIAHPFEVARAVVWLQAGFASAFRWLITGLNGAANALVRRLGVEPAEELRSARSPGELSSLVRASAESGSIDAGTAELLERSLRFTDRVAEDLMTPRVRVATIDAAETVADLVALARRSGFSRFPVVDGDPDTPLGLVHVKQAFGVPAARRASTPVRELTRPMETVPSSLDGDALMTRLRSAGLQTAVVVDEYGGTAGLVTMEDLIEEIVGDVRDEHDLAERNRVRRIGDGVWALSGLMRADEVDEATGFRMPRGEYETLAGLVIAELGRIPDVGDELVVDGWRLTVLRRDRNRVAEIRLARGADQGVRA